A DNA window from Centroberyx gerrardi isolate f3 chromosome 3, fCenGer3.hap1.cur.20231027, whole genome shotgun sequence contains the following coding sequences:
- the LOC139925078 gene encoding N-acetylaspartate synthetase-like: METDPPATKSEVEQLRRKIDDLENRSRRNNLRFDGFPEGCFDMEEEAQTGDDKELDSGFKNRSVVVREFEPADNLEVQRIFYEGLMEMVPDTAFRGLRHHPESLLLYTAVTIVCFVITVSWWVAGLAPVLVLGGRYFCSWRVSRRYLERARSGDMGDIEGFYMKSPDSCLWVAELEGKVVGAVAAVGQQEPSGAVELRRMSVDRGCRRCGVGMALGRKLLEFAVTRRYSSVVLGTTAYTPAAHRLYQRLGFRCTGVSNGYIAPGDRPPLLERMFYRVRHHHYYLDVHKDRITTNGQH, translated from the exons ATGGAAACGGACCCCCCAGCCACCAAGAGTGAAGTTGAACAACTCCGCCGGAAAATCGACGACCTGGAGAACAGGAGCAGACGCAACAACTTACGGTTCGACGGTTTCCCCGAGGGATGT TTTGACATGGAGGAAGAGGCACAGACAGGGGACGACAAAGAACTTGACAGCGGATTCAAAAACAGAAGCGTCGTTGTGCGCGAGTTTGAGCCTGCGGACAATCTGGAGGTGCAGCGCATCTTTTATGAAGGGCTGATGGAGATGGTACCGGACACGGCCTTCAGGGGGTTGAGACATCACCCCGAGAGCCTTTTACTCTACACTGCTGTGACAA TCGTCTGTTTCGTCATCACCGTGTCTTGGTGGGTGGCAGGCCTCGCGCCGGTACTTGTCCTGGGCGGGCGCTACTTCTGCAGCTGGCGGGTGAGCCGCCGATACCTGGAGCGCGCCAGGAGCGGAGACATGGGCGACATCGAGGGGTTTTACATGAAATCACCAG ACTCCTGTCTGTGGGTAGCAGAGCTGGAAGGCAAAGTAGTGGGTGCTGTGGCAGCTGTAGGCCAGCAGGAGCCGAGCGGTGCTGTCGAGCTGCGGCGGATGTCTGTGGACCGGGGCTGTCGGCGCTGTGGAGTTGGCATGGCGCTGGGACGGAAACTTCTGGAATTTGCCGTGACTCGCAGGTACTCGTCGGTGGTCTTGGGAACCACGGCGTACACACCGGCTGCCCACCGGCTCTACCAGCGGCTGGGCTTCCGGTGCACGGGGGTCTCCAATGGATACATCGCACCAGGTGACAGACCGCCCTTACTGGAACGGATGTTCTACCGGGTCCGCCATCATCACTACTACCTGGATGTGCATAAGGACAGGATCACGACcaatggacaacactga
- the rtn4rl2a gene encoding reticulon-4 receptor-like 2a, whose product MDTSTTTRSRRCSIMRNCKSGLSLWLVVWLVLGKPSPASACPHLCVCYPTPMTVSCQAQNFTAVPVGVPYESQRVFLQNNRIMELRVGSFGFGTQVLWLFANNITWIEAGAFSELRDLEELDLGDNPSLHRLEGGAFRGLEKLQSLHMHRCKLTALPHDIFHKLYSLQFLYLQENHLHFLQDDIFSDLINLSQLFLHGNRIRTLSENVFRGLVNLDRLLLHENRIRQVNRRAFRDLGRLTMLFLFNNSLAELPSQTLRDTQGIQFLRLNGNPWSCGCEARSLWEWFREARVSSSDVMCASPSTRRGQDLRFLREMDFALCPLPDPGSIAGSTTTTFSTKTRWWFSKNKPQSSTKGIFEKSSETVKAGLYGKGPSTSTSVVKYELGEEELALPKLDPEEYWANYGNEDSGVTVRCFELECPPDFDLPPSASSPSSSSPSLLSLLVLSVFTLFLNLHLLFG is encoded by the exons ATGGACACCTCTACGACTACTCGGAGCCGACGATGCTCCATCATGCGCAACTGCAAAA GCGgtctctccctctggctggtGGTGTGGCTGGTCCTCGGTAAGCCCAGTCCGGCTTCGGCGTGCCCGCACCTGTGCGTGTGCTACCCGACGCCAATGACTGTGAGCTGCCAGGCGCAGAACTTCACCGCCGTCCCGGTTGGAGTGCCCTATGAGTCGCAGCGCGTGTTCCTGCAGAACAACCGGATCATGGAGCTCAGAGTTGGCTCTTTTGGCTTCGGAACTCAG GTTCTGTGGCTGTTTGCCAACAACATCACGTGGATCGAGGCAGGGGCCTTCAGTGAGCTGAGGGACTTGGAGGAGTTGGACCTGGGGGATAACCCTAGCCTCCACAGGCTGGAGGGGGGAGCCTTTCGCGGCCTAGAGAAGCTCCAGAGCCTCCACATGCACCGCTGCAAGCTCACTGCCCTGCCCCATGACATCTTCCACAAACTCTACAGCCTGCAGTTCCTCTACCTGCAG GAGAACCATCTCCACTTCCTGCAGGATGACATCTTTTCTGACCTCATCAACCTGAGCCAGCTCTTCCTGCATGGCAACCGTATCCGCACCCTCTCAGAGAACGTGTTCCGTGGCCTGGTCAACCTTGACCGCCTCCTTCTCCATGAGAACCGCATCAGGCAGGTCAACCGCCGCGCCTTCCGCGACCTCGGCCGGCTGACCATGCTCTTCCTCTTCAACAACTCCTTGGCCGAGCTGCCCAGCCAGACCCTGAGGGACACCCAGGGCATCCAGTTCCTCCGCCTCAACGGCAACCCCTGGTCCTGTGGCTGTGAGGCCCGCTCCCTGTGGGAATGGTTCCGCGAGGCCCGCGTCTCTTcctctgatgtgatgtgtgCCTCCCCTTCCACCCGCCGTGGCCAGGACCTGCGGTTCCTCCGCGAGATGGACTTCGCTCTCTGCCCCCTGCCCGACCCCGGCTCCATCGCTggctccaccaccaccaccttcaGCACCAAGACCCGCTGGTGGTTCTCCAAGAACAAGCCCCAGTCCTCCACCAAGGGCATCTTTGAGAAATCCTCGGAGACAGTCAAGGCTGGTTTGTATGGAAAGGGCCCGTCCACCTCCACATCGGTCGTCAAGTATGAGCTGGGTGAGGAAGAGCTGGCGCTGCCCAAACTCGACCCCGAAGAGTACTGGGCAAACTACGGCAACGAAGATTCAGGTGTCACTGTGCGCTGCTTCGAGCTCGAATGCCCGCCTGACTTCGACCTCCCTCcatctgcctcctctccctcatcctcctctccctctctcctctcgctcctgGTCCTCTCCGTTTTCACCCTCTTCCTCAACCTCCACCTGCTATTTGGCTGA